In Bdellovibrionales bacterium, the following proteins share a genomic window:
- a CDS encoding glycosyltransferase — protein MTTTQPIRIRKISTTRRGYGGNIYELYLEEFLEEYGNFERLDLSFQSSGWFRLFEFPIYLFRLLCTSLFTHGFLIRNSQAALFPLKKKGGLTIVYHIDETLSPLASRLYQRLMATCFFFFSRKTDPIVVIAQYWKDYFLNKGFTNVHLAYCPFDVSKYQTSESEIESFKQKYGLDSKPSKPLVYIGNPQLKKGTHLAYEALKNEGYELVTSGEGPLILPGTKNLSLKFDDYITLLAACDVVVTFSQFKEGWCRVAHEAILVGTPVVGSGKGGMTEILEQTGQIVCPSTSLLRDSVKLALERGKILSPKARIWAQSFDIERFRKEWQCILCELTPNLPKFGKALMALDRETQL, from the coding sequence TTGACAACCACACAACCAATAAGGATTCGCAAGATATCAACAACTCGCCGGGGATACGGAGGCAATATCTACGAACTATATTTAGAGGAGTTTTTGGAGGAATACGGAAATTTTGAGCGACTCGATTTGAGCTTTCAATCAAGCGGGTGGTTTCGCCTCTTTGAATTTCCAATCTACCTCTTTCGTCTGTTGTGCACCTCCCTTTTTACTCACGGATTTCTCATTCGAAATTCTCAGGCAGCCCTATTTCCACTAAAAAAAAAGGGTGGTCTGACGATTGTCTATCATATTGATGAAACCCTGAGCCCTCTCGCATCGAGGCTATACCAGCGGCTTATGGCCACCTGCTTTTTTTTCTTTTCCCGTAAAACTGATCCCATCGTGGTGATTGCTCAGTACTGGAAAGACTATTTCCTGAATAAGGGATTTACCAATGTTCACTTGGCATATTGTCCGTTTGATGTCTCCAAATATCAAACTTCTGAATCTGAGATTGAATCCTTTAAACAAAAATATGGGCTTGACTCCAAACCGTCCAAACCTCTTGTTTATATCGGAAACCCTCAACTGAAGAAGGGCACCCATCTAGCGTATGAAGCGCTAAAGAACGAGGGCTATGAGCTTGTTACGTCGGGCGAGGGACCTCTTATTTTGCCTGGAACAAAAAACCTATCTTTAAAATTCGACGATTATATCACTCTCCTCGCAGCCTGTGATGTTGTGGTCACCTTCTCTCAGTTTAAGGAAGGATGGTGCCGCGTGGCTCATGAGGCCATTCTGGTAGGCACTCCGGTTGTCGGATCCGGCAAGGGCGGCATGACAGAAATCCTTGAACAAACAGGGCAAATTGTTTGCCCTTCCACTTCATTGCTCAGGGACTCGGTCAAGCTGGCACTGGAGCGTGGGAAAATACTCAGCCCGAAAGCTCGAATATGGGCTCAGTCATTTGACATTGAGCGCTTCAGAAAAGAATGGCAATGCATCCTATGCGAACTCACCCCTAATCTGCCAAAATTTGGAAAAGCCCTTATGGCACTGGACCGCGAGACTCAGTTATGA
- a CDS encoding glycosyltransferase family 4 protein: MSRVWFEVSSLVGWSGPLTGMQRVTVSLILEYIKLDSNTGLVTFNPDTKCFYEVPESLVLDLASAIKEKNQGSLRRSWRYRLKSFLKGQIPESLFPLLSEIRKIVLGYLGVLQRFLQGHIPEFSSPFRSGDKLIALDVTWGRHNYIPYLPYFKEKFGLEFFHLIHDIIPIKFPHYYEQRFSPHFREHIRQVIQLSTGILVYSDNSKKDIYEWSRQEGLKRPQISRIHLGSDFESIAGANEVSELVGKKYCLYVSTLEIRKNHILLLKVWKQLIESMGDHVPFLVFAGRRGWMIQETLDFIKENPKLTQRLIWLQNTSDSQLDWLYQNCYFTLYPSSYEGWGLPIIESLARGKLCLASSTASMPEAGQNFVIYFDPNSEADCRKQILPFILSPELVTERENFIKINYLQTRWSETAADLYDIIRMNPNRPTARLVPSKERL; encoded by the coding sequence ATGAGTCGTGTTTGGTTTGAGGTATCGAGCCTAGTAGGGTGGTCTGGCCCATTGACGGGAATGCAGAGAGTAACTGTATCCTTGATACTCGAGTATATAAAACTCGACTCAAATACTGGTCTCGTGACCTTCAATCCTGACACTAAATGTTTTTACGAAGTGCCAGAAAGCCTTGTTTTAGATCTGGCATCGGCGATTAAGGAAAAGAACCAGGGAAGCTTAAGGCGAAGCTGGAGATACCGCTTAAAATCATTTTTAAAAGGACAGATCCCTGAATCCTTGTTTCCCCTTTTGTCAGAAATTCGTAAAATCGTTCTCGGGTATTTAGGAGTTCTACAACGTTTCCTTCAGGGCCATATCCCTGAATTTTCCTCCCCATTTCGTTCGGGGGATAAGTTGATTGCTCTAGATGTCACATGGGGACGTCATAATTACATACCCTACCTGCCCTATTTCAAAGAAAAATTCGGACTCGAGTTTTTTCACTTGATACACGATATCATACCGATAAAATTTCCTCATTACTACGAGCAGCGTTTTAGCCCACATTTTCGCGAGCACATTCGTCAAGTTATTCAGTTGTCGACGGGGATACTTGTATATTCAGATAATTCTAAAAAAGATATTTACGAATGGTCGCGGCAAGAAGGCCTTAAACGACCACAAATTTCTCGCATTCATTTGGGATCAGACTTTGAATCTATTGCAGGAGCCAATGAGGTGTCTGAACTGGTCGGCAAGAAATACTGCCTTTACGTTTCCACCCTGGAAATCCGAAAAAATCATATTCTATTGCTTAAAGTTTGGAAACAATTAATTGAAAGCATGGGTGATCATGTACCTTTTTTAGTGTTTGCCGGCCGACGCGGATGGATGATTCAGGAGACTCTAGATTTCATAAAGGAAAACCCTAAACTCACCCAAAGGTTAATTTGGCTGCAAAATACCTCCGATAGTCAACTCGATTGGCTTTATCAAAATTGCTATTTCACTCTCTATCCTTCATCATATGAAGGCTGGGGTCTCCCCATTATTGAAAGTTTAGCAAGAGGCAAGCTTTGCCTCGCCTCCAGCACAGCCTCAATGCCTGAAGCTGGACAAAACTTCGTTATCTATTTTGATCCCAATTCTGAAGCGGATTGTAGAAAACAGATATTGCCCTTTATTTTGTCCCCCGAATTGGTAACTGAAAGAGAAAACTTTATTAAAATCAATTACCTCCAAACGCGCTGGTCCGAAACCGCAGCGGATCTTTATGACATTATAAGAATGAATCCCAATAGACCCACAGCGAGACTGGTTCCCTCAAAGGAAAGACTCTAA
- a CDS encoding glycosyltransferase — protein sequence MGTLEVRKNHWLLYHVWRKLSLELGEKAPNLVIAGQPGWLSADVIHLLRFDPLIANKVKIFNDLDDKSILWLYENCLFTVYPSFYEGWGLPVAESLACGKYCISSNTSSLKEIAGELIDYCDPTSIAAWTKAIINAHNDREYIKNKEGQIRLNFRLQTWDETAKEALQFVMCASMNPQAPEEGLRAGAAELPGVSFVESV from the coding sequence GTGGGCACCCTTGAGGTCAGGAAAAATCATTGGCTTCTCTACCACGTTTGGCGCAAATTAAGCCTAGAGTTGGGAGAGAAGGCTCCAAATCTTGTTATTGCGGGACAACCGGGCTGGTTATCTGCCGATGTTATCCACCTCTTACGCTTCGACCCACTAATTGCCAACAAAGTAAAAATTTTTAACGATTTGGATGACAAGTCTATTTTATGGCTATATGAAAATTGCCTCTTTACTGTTTATCCTTCCTTTTATGAAGGGTGGGGGTTACCTGTGGCAGAGTCCCTTGCCTGCGGAAAATACTGTATCTCAAGTAATACGTCCTCTCTAAAGGAAATTGCAGGAGAACTCATTGATTATTGTGATCCAACAAGTATCGCCGCCTGGACAAAGGCCATCATAAACGCTCATAATGACCGCGAATACATTAAAAATAAAGAGGGCCAGATTAGGTTGAATTTTAGACTGCAAACTTGGGACGAAACGGCGAAAGAGGCACTTCAGTTTGTGATGTGTGCTTCGATGAATCCGCAGGCACCTGAAGAAGGGCTCAGGGCTGGTGCGGCTGAACTGCCAGGCGTTTCATTTGTCGAAAGTGTATGA
- a CDS encoding ABC transporter permease, which translates to MIFGSFLPLGVDIFCTKKKFLVLNLVSRNLKLKYRRSILGILWTLLVPAASAATYYLVFQFVMKVPIPNYLLFIICGILPWNFLSQSITQGVESIVANYPLLSKAPIPGQVFTYTETITSWVNLMLSTPVVLAIAFVTGAPIGWQLVLYFPMMVLLFIQGYSLSYMFAVLFVYFRDFRHLSGIFIQLWFYATPVLYSQNLIPQDYRWIVAINPCGYIFTVLHKIWVTGESINLSEVFGAIGWTCFLFILATLICRHFSNSLVEKI; encoded by the coding sequence ATGATTTTTGGTTCTTTTCTCCCACTCGGTGTAGACATCTTTTGTACCAAGAAAAAATTTCTAGTACTCAACCTAGTAAGTAGAAATTTAAAGCTTAAGTACCGAAGGTCAATACTTGGAATACTTTGGACCCTGCTAGTGCCTGCCGCCTCTGCAGCAACCTATTACCTGGTTTTTCAGTTTGTCATGAAAGTTCCAATTCCCAACTATTTGTTATTTATTATTTGCGGAATTTTGCCTTGGAATTTTTTATCTCAGAGCATTACCCAAGGAGTTGAGTCAATTGTCGCTAACTACCCGCTGTTGTCAAAGGCCCCTATCCCAGGGCAGGTGTTTACCTATACAGAGACAATCACATCGTGGGTAAACCTCATGCTTTCTACTCCGGTTGTACTAGCCATTGCCTTCGTCACTGGCGCTCCCATTGGATGGCAACTGGTTTTATACTTTCCTATGATGGTACTTTTATTCATCCAAGGCTACAGTCTCTCTTATATGTTCGCGGTACTTTTCGTTTATTTTAGAGATTTTCGCCACCTTAGTGGTATTTTCATTCAATTGTGGTTTTATGCAACACCCGTCCTTTACAGCCAAAATCTCATACCTCAAGATTATCGATGGATAGTTGCGATTAACCCCTGCGGATATATTTTCACGGTTCTTCATAAAATATGGGTTACCGGTGAATCTATAAATCTCTCGGAGGTATTTGGTGCCATTGGGTGGACTTGTTTTCTGTTTATTCTCGCCACTTTGATCTGTAGGCATTTTTCCAATTCATTGGTAGAAAAAATTTAG
- a CDS encoding ABC transporter ATP-binding protein — MAKKESVITITSVSKTFSIKHQRPNNIKSFLIQLSHFQFSSGTETSITVLKDLSFTIYEGDFVGIMGKNGVGKSTILKIITGIYTPTTGMVSTSKKIVPLLELGAGFHHELTGYENIFLNAAILNFGKREILSKVDDIIGFSELGEHIHQCVRNYSSGMLMRLGFSVAVHLDADVFIFDEILAVGDLGFQKKCLNKIHELNEKYKKTIILVTHSPDQVLVHCNRCIILDHSEVTYDGSPKIGTQKYLSLTGSALAPQ; from the coding sequence ATGGCCAAAAAAGAAAGCGTCATTACCATCACAAGTGTTTCTAAAACATTTTCCATTAAACACCAGAGGCCCAACAACATTAAATCTTTTCTGATTCAGCTGAGTCATTTCCAGTTCAGTTCCGGAACAGAGACGTCGATAACGGTGCTTAAAGATCTGTCTTTTACAATTTATGAAGGTGATTTCGTCGGCATAATGGGAAAAAATGGGGTTGGCAAGAGCACTATCCTAAAGATTATCACTGGAATTTATACGCCTACTACCGGTATGGTTTCCACAAGCAAAAAAATTGTTCCCCTGCTGGAACTTGGAGCTGGATTCCACCATGAGCTGACAGGATATGAAAACATTTTTCTAAATGCGGCAATACTAAATTTTGGTAAGAGAGAAATCCTTAGCAAGGTAGACGACATCATAGGATTTTCGGAACTTGGTGAGCATATACATCAGTGCGTTCGTAACTATTCGAGTGGGATGCTTATGAGGCTAGGCTTTAGTGTTGCGGTGCATCTTGATGCTGACGTTTTTATCTTCGATGAAATTCTAGCGGTTGGGGATTTAGGGTTTCAAAAAAAATGTCTGAATAAAATTCATGAACTTAACGAGAAATACAAAAAAACTATTATCCTAGTGACTCACAGTCCAGATCAAGTCCTCGTCCATTGCAATCGATGTATTATTTTGGACCACAGCGAGGTGACCTACGATGGCTCACCCAAGATAGGAACGCAAAAATACTTGAGTCTCACCGGATCAGCTCTCGCGCCACAATGA
- a CDS encoding glycosyltransferase: MKKSLSGNTALDFDLLIVRGDVASFTGYSNALRTHVELLKPYFKNILGVNIHPTLGKNVVDPSFEVISDERADAEMLVSNRKSILLNYCLPTEARRNPNAHNISLFYWETNCLDSKRKFPLFLKMMDSIWAPSSYIFESIKNWNIQRPIAEIRWPFAAGLNPSECLNPGPNAAISLDEINSCFLKQVTLPMKVSRRICGFNNPHFWWNTTIKQFEKNRCLTPLSEVFRNSNRPFLSILINAPRKGLPVLLAEWLKFKSVTNDRSPLVIKISNMNAQEGNLPLLEGIWSLTHSIKKRLNFYKSDIFVIFDPLTAHDINALYRLARAYISTTLGEGFGGTIAEAISAGCPVISPRHTSLTKMIPQNHPFIIESKPMSVSLQGQPNIYPISSIWQIPAPGSLSKTLMRFVKTDPEELACSARNITTQFKNYCDIDSMRAALEDELRRIRAHWD, encoded by the coding sequence ATGAAAAAATCGCTGTCAGGGAACACGGCACTAGATTTCGATTTGTTGATTGTCAGGGGAGATGTGGCATCCTTCACTGGATATTCCAATGCTTTAAGGACTCACGTTGAACTTCTGAAGCCATATTTTAAAAATATTCTGGGAGTTAATATTCATCCAACACTGGGAAAAAATGTAGTAGATCCGTCCTTTGAAGTCATATCCGATGAACGAGCCGATGCCGAGATGCTCGTATCAAATCGAAAGTCTATTCTCCTGAACTACTGCCTACCTACGGAGGCCAGGCGCAACCCGAATGCTCACAACATTTCCCTTTTTTATTGGGAGACCAACTGCCTCGATTCCAAAAGAAAATTTCCACTTTTTCTCAAGATGATGGACTCGATTTGGGCGCCATCTAGCTATATCTTCGAGTCAATAAAAAATTGGAATATTCAACGCCCCATAGCAGAAATCCGCTGGCCCTTTGCGGCGGGATTGAATCCCTCAGAATGCCTCAATCCTGGACCCAATGCCGCAATTTCTTTAGATGAAATCAACTCTTGTTTTCTTAAGCAGGTCACTTTGCCCATGAAAGTGAGCAGAAGAATCTGCGGATTCAACAATCCTCACTTTTGGTGGAATACAACTATAAAGCAATTCGAGAAAAATCGTTGTCTGACCCCTCTCTCGGAAGTTTTTCGTAATTCAAACCGCCCCTTTCTGTCGATTCTTATAAATGCACCGAGAAAGGGATTGCCGGTTTTATTAGCAGAATGGTTAAAGTTCAAATCTGTGACAAACGATAGATCTCCGCTTGTGATAAAAATTTCCAACATGAACGCTCAAGAGGGCAATCTTCCATTACTAGAGGGAATCTGGTCTTTGACTCATTCTATCAAGAAGCGCCTGAACTTTTACAAGTCCGACATTTTCGTCATCTTTGATCCGCTCACCGCTCACGATATTAACGCCCTTTATCGTTTGGCAAGAGCCTATATTTCTACTACTTTGGGAGAGGGTTTTGGTGGCACTATCGCGGAAGCTATCTCTGCCGGCTGTCCAGTCATTTCACCCAGACACACTTCTTTGACCAAAATGATCCCTCAGAACCACCCATTCATAATTGAATCCAAACCCATGTCCGTCTCACTGCAAGGGCAACCAAATATCTATCCGATATCATCGATTTGGCAGATTCCCGCCCCCGGCTCCCTTTCCAAAACTCTCATGCGCTTTGTTAAAACCGATCCTGAGGAACTGGCGTGTTCCGCGAGGAACATAACAACACAATTCAAGAACTATTGTGATATCGATTCTATGCGAGCGGCGCTGGAAGATGAGTTGAGGAGGATACGTGCACATTGGGATTGA
- a CDS encoding glycosyltransferase has translation MHIGIDMSPAVINKTAIHRIIFDTLVHLKSSHQSVKPRICGISLPYVAIKKRLLLSLVRRCLQFLFSHPFLLFVLLPIVRMPSLMTKYRTIYFDPLYTLFEARIDHSTVIVLDLTPITTPEFHHPNTCQLYRWAFARLLTSKCRFVAISQSTQQDLWVNFGIDPHFVTVIPLYAPLNGPIEKPIKPKDRGDDYLLVVSSQELRKNLKNTLLAYQEADLYRKGIKLKIVGGPGWGHGEIAALAQNIAGVELLGSLTDNQLRLLYIHCLGLVFVSFWEGFGLPYLEAMQFSKPILASITGAAPEVCGRRVYYADPHSVHEISEKMVRLSNIGSNEVSYMMESYKGILEKYSKSKYFEALEKVIDEISI, from the coding sequence GTGCACATTGGGATTGATATGAGCCCAGCCGTAATAAACAAAACGGCAATCCATCGTATTATTTTCGATACTCTTGTCCACCTGAAGAGCAGCCATCAATCAGTTAAGCCCAGGATCTGCGGAATTTCTTTACCATACGTAGCTATCAAGAAACGTCTCTTGCTTTCTCTCGTGCGACGCTGTCTGCAGTTCTTATTTTCTCACCCATTTCTTCTCTTCGTACTGCTGCCAATTGTGCGTATGCCAAGCCTAATGACAAAATACAGAACCATTTATTTTGACCCGCTCTACACTCTTTTTGAAGCACGAATAGATCATTCTACTGTTATAGTCTTGGATCTAACACCGATTACTACTCCAGAATTTCACCATCCCAATACCTGCCAACTCTACCGCTGGGCTTTCGCTCGACTATTAACTTCGAAGTGCCGCTTTGTTGCTATCAGTCAGAGTACACAGCAAGATCTATGGGTTAATTTTGGAATCGACCCTCACTTTGTGACCGTCATTCCACTCTACGCGCCACTTAACGGACCAATTGAAAAACCTATCAAGCCTAAAGACAGAGGAGACGATTATCTCCTTGTTGTCTCTAGCCAAGAATTAAGAAAGAATCTCAAAAATACCCTTCTCGCTTATCAGGAAGCAGACCTTTATAGAAAAGGAATTAAACTTAAAATCGTCGGTGGGCCTGGGTGGGGACACGGGGAGATTGCGGCTCTGGCACAAAATATTGCAGGAGTTGAACTTTTGGGATCTCTTACGGACAACCAGCTTCGTCTCTTATATATTCATTGTTTGGGGTTGGTTTTTGTTAGTTTTTGGGAAGGATTTGGTCTTCCTTATCTTGAAGCCATGCAATTTTCTAAGCCAATCCTTGCCTCAATAACAGGGGCGGCCCCTGAAGTATGTGGTAGACGCGTCTACTACGCCGATCCACATTCCGTTCATGAAATCTCTGAAAAGATGGTCCGACTTTCAAATATTGGTTCAAATGAAGTTTCGTATATGATGGAATCATACAAAGGTATTTTGGAAAAGTACTCAAAAAGCAAATACTTTGAGGCTCTGGAAAAGGTCATAGATGAGATATCGATCTAA
- a CDS encoding glycosyltransferase family 9 protein, producing MKVALVKPDHIGDLVLSIPAIRALIPHYDITLYCNPSTLFLAEYLFPEIKVKILRFAHLDRTHRVDLTSPDPQFEKGDVTVFLRKDSYLENFADMYCGTDYIMVEPTTHQHETEIQKKAVWPLIGNYSRTKHFLPKKFENFDFAKPVTLGLCPAAGFSGNVWPFHNWVQLGKLYLETGARLLLIGGLKEQKLIQSIRSYLGSSKMVELAIGDGDINGFLAHVSEADYIIASDSGTAHLCSLVRPIVSIFGPSPPNRFAPFGRYNLVLFKDYYCSPCLQHDKKRINHCISRECITSISPHAVNFFLTNAPSKKLEFKVIRGASHQRS from the coding sequence ATGAAAGTTGCTCTTGTAAAACCTGACCATATTGGTGATTTAGTTTTGTCGATCCCGGCCATCAGAGCTCTCATTCCACACTATGATATCACTCTTTATTGTAATCCAAGCACTCTATTTTTAGCTGAGTATCTGTTTCCTGAAATCAAAGTCAAAATCTTGAGATTCGCCCATTTGGATCGAACCCACAGAGTAGATCTAACTTCACCTGATCCGCAATTCGAGAAAGGAGATGTCACCGTATTTCTTCGCAAGGATTCCTATCTCGAAAATTTTGCGGACATGTACTGTGGAACTGATTACATTATGGTTGAACCAACAACCCACCAGCACGAAACTGAAATTCAAAAAAAAGCAGTCTGGCCATTGATTGGCAACTACAGTAGAACAAAGCACTTTCTGCCCAAAAAGTTCGAAAACTTCGACTTTGCTAAACCTGTAACATTAGGGTTATGCCCAGCAGCGGGGTTCTCTGGTAATGTGTGGCCATTTCACAATTGGGTCCAACTAGGAAAATTGTATCTTGAAACTGGAGCTCGATTGTTACTTATAGGAGGACTGAAAGAACAAAAGTTAATACAATCAATAAGATCTTACTTAGGTTCAAGCAAAATGGTTGAGCTCGCTATTGGAGACGGAGACATCAATGGGTTTCTTGCTCACGTAAGCGAGGCCGATTATATTATCGCTTCCGATTCTGGAACGGCTCATCTCTGTTCATTGGTCCGACCTATAGTTTCTATTTTTGGTCCGAGCCCCCCAAATCGTTTCGCTCCGTTTGGACGCTATAACCTAGTTCTATTCAAAGACTACTACTGCAGCCCTTGCCTTCAGCATGATAAAAAAAGAATTAATCACTGTATATCCAGGGAGTGTATTACGTCAATTTCACCCCATGCAGTGAATTTTTTTTTAACAAATGCGCCCTCCAAGAAACTCGAGTTCAAGGTCATACGCGGTGCGAGCCACCAGCGCTCTTAG
- a CDS encoding glycosyltransferase family 2 protein, with translation MYREKKVSLVIPAYNEEKLLEPTLRNVPSLFDRIIVVDDKSPDNQAQVVERLAQDDPRIILIRHEVNKGPGGGIISGYQKTIELGIDIAVVIGGDHQMDLSEVERFLDPLVDGLYDYTKGNRFFSTQWQDTLEKMPKVRLIGNWIITLLTKVASGYYKVMDVVDGYTAINSRALRAINWNKAWERYGYPMDFLIRLNAYGMRVGDVPRTAIYTKGERQSQIKGIQYALRVSPMLLRGFLWRLNFKYLFYDFHPVVFFFYFSFLFLPLGLLFGGYLVFDWMFWGGNAVTGPRAVLDLMVILAGLQFLMFAILFDSDLGHCHQVEERHSK, from the coding sequence GTGTATCGAGAAAAAAAAGTTTCTTTAGTTATTCCGGCATACAATGAGGAAAAACTCCTCGAGCCAACGCTTAGAAATGTACCCTCCCTTTTTGATCGGATTATTGTCGTCGATGACAAGAGTCCTGACAATCAGGCACAGGTTGTTGAGAGGCTAGCGCAGGACGATCCTCGGATAATCTTGATAAGGCATGAGGTAAATAAAGGGCCAGGCGGAGGTATTATTTCAGGTTACCAAAAGACGATTGAACTTGGTATTGATATCGCTGTCGTCATTGGTGGTGACCACCAGATGGATCTCTCTGAAGTTGAGCGTTTCCTGGATCCTCTCGTTGATGGGCTCTATGACTACACCAAAGGGAATCGCTTCTTTTCAACTCAATGGCAGGATACTCTTGAAAAAATGCCCAAGGTGAGATTGATAGGTAATTGGATTATTACCTTATTAACAAAAGTTGCCTCTGGTTATTATAAAGTTATGGATGTTGTTGATGGATACACGGCAATCAATTCGAGGGCTTTGCGTGCGATCAATTGGAACAAGGCTTGGGAGAGGTACGGCTACCCTATGGACTTCCTTATTCGGTTGAATGCTTATGGGATGCGAGTAGGGGATGTTCCAAGAACAGCTATTTATACCAAAGGAGAGCGTCAATCTCAAATTAAGGGTATCCAATATGCACTGAGAGTGAGCCCCATGTTACTCCGAGGTTTTTTGTGGAGGCTTAATTTCAAATATTTATTCTATGATTTTCACCCTGTGGTGTTTTTCTTTTATTTTTCTTTTTTATTTTTACCATTGGGGCTCCTCTTTGGTGGCTATCTCGTTTTCGATTGGATGTTTTGGGGAGGCAATGCGGTTACTGGTCCGCGGGCGGTTCTTGACTTAATGGTCATTCTCGCTGGTTTGCAATTCTTGATGTTTGCAATTCTTTTCGATAGTGACCTAGGACATTGTCACCAGGTTGAGGAAAGGCACTCGAAGTAG
- a CDS encoding DegT/DnrJ/EryC1/StrS family aminotransferase, translating to MIPLMNLQRQMAGLNFDLETAFKRVLGQCQFIQGPEVVAFERDFSRLCGAGYGVGCSSGTSAILLALEALGIGPGDEVITSTHTFIATIEAIMGVGARPVLVDVEPNCPNLDLEKVKEAIGPRTRAIVPVHMYGYPVNMPDLMAIAKERDLFVIEDCSQAHLAEVAGRRVGTFGDAGAFSLFPSKNLGALGDSGIVVTEDADLASKMKKIADHGRIDKYYHDTLGFNYRMGNLQAAFLNVKLPHLEEWTSRRRKVALKYRETLGELGAELLFFEEAPNAKAVFHLFVVRLKDRNGVLKGLQSNGIQAGVHYPVPCHLQPALKSLGYGKGSFPIAERMSEEVISLPICESINDQEVKKICETLVDWLGGNV from the coding sequence ATGATTCCATTGATGAATCTGCAGCGGCAGATGGCCGGTCTTAATTTTGATTTAGAGACTGCCTTTAAGAGGGTCCTTGGTCAGTGCCAGTTCATACAGGGACCTGAGGTCGTCGCTTTTGAGCGAGATTTTAGTAGGCTTTGTGGGGCTGGTTATGGAGTCGGGTGTTCTAGCGGGACTTCTGCCATCTTGTTGGCCTTGGAGGCACTTGGGATTGGTCCTGGTGATGAGGTTATCACGTCTACTCATACCTTTATCGCAACTATTGAAGCGATCATGGGGGTGGGAGCTCGGCCTGTTTTGGTGGATGTTGAACCTAACTGCCCAAATTTGGACTTGGAGAAAGTAAAGGAAGCAATCGGGCCAAGAACACGGGCCATTGTGCCTGTGCATATGTACGGATATCCTGTAAATATGCCTGATCTGATGGCAATCGCGAAGGAAAGGGACCTTTTTGTAATTGAAGATTGCTCACAGGCCCACCTGGCCGAGGTCGCAGGTCGTCGAGTCGGAACATTTGGCGACGCGGGAGCCTTTAGTTTGTTTCCTTCAAAGAATTTGGGAGCATTGGGAGACAGCGGTATCGTCGTTACAGAAGATGCGGATTTAGCATCAAAAATGAAAAAGATTGCTGACCATGGGCGGATTGATAAATATTATCACGATACCTTGGGGTTTAATTATAGAATGGGCAACCTCCAAGCTGCTTTCTTGAACGTAAAGCTGCCTCACCTTGAGGAATGGACTTCGAGAAGAAGGAAAGTCGCGTTGAAGTATCGTGAGACACTTGGTGAATTGGGAGCGGAATTGCTCTTTTTTGAGGAGGCGCCCAATGCTAAAGCCGTCTTTCATCTGTTTGTTGTTCGCTTGAAAGACAGAAATGGGGTATTAAAGGGCCTTCAATCGAATGGGATACAAGCCGGGGTCCACTATCCAGTACCTTGTCATTTGCAGCCTGCACTTAAGAGTCTTGGATATGGCAAAGGCTCCTTTCCAATAGCAGAGCGAATGTCTGAAGAAGTAATAAGTCTCCCGATTTGCGAGTCGATAAATGATCAGGAAGTCAAAAAAATTTGTGAGACGTTGGTTGATTGGTTAGGAGGCAATGTCTAG